Genomic segment of Apium graveolens strain L.+W99A mitochondrion, complete genome:
ACAAGATCATATTGAACAACAACTTCGAGGGAGATAGCATTGGGACATGCTATTACCTATGTATGGCTCTAACCCGGCTAGGATTAATAATGATGAAGTTCCGGAACTATTAGCTCTACTCGAGCTATGCCGTCTCTTGCCTTTGGGCCGCTGCCCCTCTTCCATCGGTTGGAGATGGGGGTTCCCAGTTGTTTTAGTACTTATCATCTATTTGATCTCACCTGCCCGGCATGGCATGCCATCACTCTTCCGTTGTGA
This window contains:
- the orf133a gene encoding hypothetical protein, translating into MLLPMYGSNPARINNDEVPELLALLELCRLLPLGRCPSSIGWRWGFPVVLVLIIYLISPARHGMPSLFRCELRFTRSVVSSCPLSDQESEPCIRISQLEKHFLKKREFFWLENKVFHSPAIYFIIALQRYSSL